The DNA window TGGTATATCAGCCTTGAAACAAAGAGAAGAATTTCCTCTCCTTTCCTTGAGATGATATAATCAGGAAAAATAAAGCGGCCACCGACTGATATTGGATTCGCTACGGAAGCGTAATTTGGCAGGATAAGAGGTTCATCCTGCGAGAAGTCCGGGAACATTTCTGAACTCGCGTAGGACAGAAACATTTTGAATTTCCCATCGCTTTTCTCGTCCTTGAACTCAACGTCTGCTTCAAGCCTCCAGCCTTTGAATCGTAAAAGTACATGGAGCAGCTGAGCTATCCTCCCCCCGTATCTATGCGTATTCTCGTTTACTGATGCAGGACCGCTTACGTAAATTGATTCCAAACTTTCCTTTTCCTGATTAACACTGAACAGCAGTCCAAGCCTGCGTATCCTCTTTATCAATTGTCCCCAATCTTCTATCCCGGAAACCAGGACTCCAATCGACTTTGCAAGCAGTGTTTCAGCCTGTTCCAGATTATAGAGCTTTGACGCATTTTCAAATGACATTTTTGGAATTTCTGATATTATCTGCTCCCCTTCTTTGTCTGCATAGAGAGAATCTTCAATCTGTTTTGGAGTGACGTTAAACTCCTTAGCAATGGCATTCAGTTTCTCAGCCCGCTCTTCTGGTGACGGAATTCCATTCGGGAACCTGAGAAAGATCTCATTCCTCAGTTCAGAAGGTTCGATTGCTGTGAGTCTCTCGCTCTTTGCAAGTCTGAAGATTACCTCGGAAAGGCCCCTTATGACCTTGTTATACTGTACCTTTAGTTCGACCTCCTTGAGATCGTGCTCTATGTCGTGCTTTCTCCTTCCTATATTCTTCCGAAAGCATTCCATGACCAGTATGTAGTATTCCTCGGCATCGTCGCCTAAAAATATGGGAGATATGGTCTTCTTCTTCCGATCACGCCTCACCATCAGACATTCTGTTGGGAACACCCCTTCTCCGCCTCCTGCTTGTTGATTTTTCCCCAGTTCCAGAGGTTATGAGTTCATACATTATGGCATTCTTTCCAGCCGCCGGCCTGATAATTCTTCCGAGCCTCTGCCTGAACTGCCTTGTGCTGCCTGAACCACTTATTACAACCGCTACAGATGCATCCGGGACATCTACCCCTTCGTCAAGGATACGACTTGTTGCAATCTTTGTTATTTTTCCGTCGCGGAAAAGATCGAGGTACTTCTTCCTTTCCGGTCCCGGTGTCAAATAGGTCATGGCAGGTATGAGAAATTCCTTTGACACCATATAAGCTGTTTCGGTATCCTCCGTAAAGATGAACATCTTGTCATCCCTGTGCTTCGACATGACATAACGAACAAAGTCGATCTTTGCCCTTGCACTGAACGCTATCTCCCTCGAACGCCGCCAGGCGAGGAGAGCTTCCCTGCCCTCCCTGTTCCATGACTGCATTATGAATCGCTGGAAGTCAAAAGTACCTTTCAGTTTAACGTGATATCTCCTAAGATATGACAGGAAAATTTCCCTGTTTCTGTTATACTCGGCCTCTTCCTCATCCGTTAGTTCGACAGGTATGCGTATGATTTCGAAACCGGAGAGAAAATCTGTTAGCTCCTCATAGCCCATCTCGAACATCTTTCCACCCATGTAGGGGACGAGAAGTTCATGAAGACCGTCCGCGCGCTCATAAGTGGCTGTGAGACCGAGCCTTTCAGGCGCCGTGTACATTTTAGCAATCTCGCTAAATTTTTCCGAAGCCATGTGATGAACTTCATCCGCAATTAACAGATCGAATCTATTTCCTATCTTTTCAGCAAGGAGGTATGCAGAATCATAGGTCGACACAGTTATAGGTTGGATATCCTTCTCGTCTCCTCCAAGCTGCCCAATATGCATGTTGAAGGCCTTTTCTATATTCTCTCTCCATTGCTGTATCAACTCAATAGTCGGCGCAACTATTATCGCACTTTTCTTGTTGCGAAGTATCGCTTCAAGGCCGATGTGTGTTTTACCTGCGGCGGTTGGAAGCACAACTATGCCTCTCCTTCCATTTTTTTCCCATTCTGAAATAGCTTCTTCCTGATACTTTCTTAGCTTGAAGGAGCCGGAAACATTCAATGGAGGATTTTTTGCCATCACGTTGTCGACAAGATTCGGCAAAATTCTCTTCAATTCTGAATAAAAATAACCCATGCAACGATATTTGTTTACGCGCTCATCCCATCTTACTTCGGTGGGTAATTGAATATCCTTCGGCCATTCGCCC is part of the Thermoplasmatales archaeon genome and encodes:
- a CDS encoding DUF790 family protein, with protein sequence MFPTECLMVRRDRKKKTISPIFLGDDAEEYYILVMECFRKNIGRRKHDIEHDLKEVELKVQYNKVIRGLSEVIFRLAKSERLTAIEPSELRNEIFLRFPNGIPSPEERAEKLNAIAKEFNVTPKQIEDSLYADKEGEQIISEIPKMSFENASKLYNLEQAETLLAKSIGVLVSGIEDWGQLIKRIRRLGLLFSVNQEKESLESIYVSGPASVNENTHRYGGRIAQLLHVLLRFKGWRLEADVEFKDEKSDGKFKMFLSYASSEMFPDFSQDEPLILPNYASVANPISVGGRFIFPDYIISRKGEEILLFVSRLIYHDSDVELKEYLDLHEKKSLFIYGLERGEKKKKGLTCFSGDIPWDALFSDQIEPEVYPVRDETELQKEVPELGKRQVEDIRKEIEPIISDFNAVMDIIRAKGFDPEKFLRALGYRIEWRTLEPTIVPE
- a CDS encoding DEAD/DEAH box helicase family protein yields the protein MIAEFDKGTILLGEWPKDIQLPTEVRWDERVNKYRCMGYFYSELKRILPNLVDNVMAKNPPLNVSGSFKLRKYQEEAISEWEKNGRRGIVVLPTAAGKTHIGLEAILRNKKSAIIVAPTIELIQQWRENIEKAFNMHIGQLGGDEKDIQPITVSTYDSAYLLAEKIGNRFDLLIADEVHHMASEKFSEIAKMYTAPERLGLTATYERADGLHELLVPYMGGKMFEMGYEELTDFLSGFEIIRIPVELTDEEEAEYNRNREIFLSYLRRYHVKLKGTFDFQRFIMQSWNREGREALLAWRRSREIAFSARAKIDFVRYVMSKHRDDKMFIFTEDTETAYMVSKEFLIPAMTYLTPGPERKKYLDLFRDGKITKIATSRILDEGVDVPDASVAVVISGSGSTRQFRQRLGRIIRPAAGKNAIMYELITSGTGEKSTSRRRRRGVPNRMSDGEA